A section of the Variovorax sp. PBS-H4 genome encodes:
- a CDS encoding threonine/serine exporter family protein, producing MGITQMLADSASNNWIDWAAAAGTIGAGVAAAFASYVLSSGSRRELQDAAREVTNDAEKNYEAVRQQTESNPEGEVETLRRQIAENRLGRARLEQDRISKQNREIDRARRLWTWMIIVTSVIFLLGAIVVLAGAVAVGIFTAVASVLSGFVGGAAYHRLNKLEDAERERQSLEDQRLERDKGRDDALRLAQALPEQSRNQLTMAIAMSMAFDADLSQLLPLLSSQQHHQSLDQRLQPPQQPTTERQVQAPVLHPNPDFPGQPDSES from the coding sequence ATGGGGATCACACAGATGCTAGCGGATTCGGCTAGTAATAACTGGATCGATTGGGCTGCAGCAGCGGGAACCATCGGGGCTGGCGTTGCAGCGGCCTTCGCCTCCTACGTGTTGTCTTCTGGGTCAAGGAGAGAACTACAAGATGCTGCGAGAGAAGTCACTAACGATGCCGAGAAGAATTACGAGGCGGTTCGTCAGCAAACTGAGTCGAATCCTGAAGGAGAGGTGGAGACACTTCGTCGCCAGATCGCAGAAAACCGACTTGGGCGAGCGAGGCTCGAACAAGATCGAATTTCGAAGCAGAATCGTGAGATTGATCGCGCTCGGCGCCTCTGGACTTGGATGATCATAGTGACCAGCGTCATTTTCCTCTTAGGCGCGATAGTTGTGCTAGCTGGGGCGGTCGCGGTAGGAATTTTCACTGCAGTCGCGTCGGTCCTGTCCGGATTTGTAGGAGGAGCCGCTTACCATCGCCTTAACAAGCTTGAAGATGCTGAGAGGGAGCGGCAGTCGTTAGAAGATCAACGCTTGGAGAGGGACAAGGGCAGAGACGACGCGCTCCGCTTAGCCCAAGCATTGCCCGAGCAGAGCCGGAATCAACTCACCATGGCTATCGCAATGAGCATGGCGTTTGACGCCGATCTAAGCCAACTCCTGCCCCTGTTGTCCTCCCAGCAGCACCATCAGTCACTCGATCAGCGGCTGCAGCCCCCGCAGCAACCTACTACTGAACGTCAAGTTCAGGCACCAGTTCTCCATCCAAACCCGGACTTCCCAGGACAGCCGGATAGTGAATCTTAG
- a CDS encoding HEAT repeat domain-containing protein, translating into MVSDFVRGMAMMRKHDPQTQEDGFGLVKRVAAEHADELVVAHSEEADPGLRNWLLELLVEAQSPEALPIFARALELDATRHWGEAGLLKLNTKEARAVLWRHGQNQF; encoded by the coding sequence ATGGTCAGTGACTTCGTGCGCGGGATGGCGATGATGCGTAAGCATGACCCGCAAACACAGGAGGATGGGTTCGGACTGGTGAAACGGGTCGCTGCTGAACACGCAGACGAACTAGTCGTTGCGCACTCGGAGGAAGCTGACCCAGGCCTGCGGAACTGGCTGCTCGAGCTGCTTGTCGAGGCACAATCCCCGGAAGCACTACCGATCTTTGCCAGGGCACTCGAGCTCGACGCCACCCGTCATTGGGGTGAAGCGGGCCTCCTGAAGCTGAACACGAAGGAGGCCAGAGCCGTTCTCTGGAGACACGGACAGAACCAGTTCTAG
- a CDS encoding single-stranded DNA-binding protein, with protein sequence MTTAPTLRTVQRSGGQGYPVANFMLSVRDRRRRGGEWIDLPEESYDVAVYGDAGRRAAAVIRIGDRVVVAGTVHKEERPDTRDWADPFNRHLEADHVGLSTRFMTPEQRPAITR encoded by the coding sequence GTGACGACCGCACCCACCTTGCGAACCGTGCAACGGTCAGGAGGTCAGGGCTATCCGGTCGCAAACTTCATGTTGAGCGTCCGGGACCGCCGGCGACGGGGAGGCGAGTGGATCGATCTTCCGGAGGAGAGCTACGACGTCGCCGTGTACGGCGACGCGGGACGACGCGCTGCCGCAGTGATCCGAATCGGCGATCGAGTCGTAGTCGCCGGCACTGTTCACAAGGAGGAACGTCCTGACACTCGCGACTGGGCAGACCCCTTCAACAGGCATCTCGAAGCCGACCACGTCGGACTGTCGACACGGTTCATGACTCCAGAGCAACGACCGGCCATCACTCGCTGA
- a CDS encoding DUF6790 family protein: MTTPARTTPATSKIHTLLGGILPFIGLILFTVATVIQLASGLDHGWQQQMLGNAVTYLIGWAMLGAGVAHLLFGKHISKTIGFKADRYEFEVGAADFSMGLVALLVAGSAPQYWWAIILASSIYRVLCGIGHIRSMIQDRNFTPNNTAILFINFAVPVFLVAGYLAWT, encoded by the coding sequence ATGACCACCCCCGCCCGTACGACCCCAGCCACCTCGAAGATCCACACCCTGCTCGGCGGGATCCTGCCGTTCATCGGCCTCATCCTGTTCACCGTCGCCACCGTCATCCAGCTCGCCAGCGGCCTGGACCACGGCTGGCAACAACAGATGCTCGGCAACGCCGTCACCTACCTCATCGGCTGGGCCATGCTCGGTGCCGGCGTTGCGCACCTGCTGTTCGGCAAACACATCTCCAAGACCATCGGCTTCAAAGCCGACCGCTACGAGTTCGAGGTCGGCGCCGCCGACTTCTCCATGGGCCTTGTCGCTCTCCTGGTCGCCGGCTCCGCCCCGCAGTACTGGTGGGCGATCATCCTGGCCAGCTCCATCTACCGGGTGCTGTGCGGGATCGGCCACATCCGCTCCATGATCCAGGACCGCAACTTCACCCCCAACAACACCGCCATCCTGTTCATCAACTTCGCCGTCCCGGTGTTCCTGGTCGCCGGCTACCTGGCCTGGACCTGA
- a CDS encoding TetR/AcrR family transcriptional regulator, with product MRPHKRDVILRAAFEVIERDGVAELTIEAVAGECGLTRAGVQYHFGTRELLFQAVQEWRAVRWDGLLRDKLGADPAAATLDERLAAYAEVSEEPASTGELLLMLEASRRPEHRHAYGEVAQHWLPDLSQISPDDSAAVTRLLVQVASDGLWVADSIGSPIPAALRKAISARIIALISHDVSTGGTDPGC from the coding sequence ATGCGCCCGCACAAACGAGATGTGATTCTGCGGGCCGCTTTCGAGGTGATCGAGCGTGACGGGGTGGCCGAACTGACGATCGAGGCCGTCGCAGGAGAATGTGGTCTGACCCGGGCTGGGGTGCAGTACCACTTCGGTACGCGGGAGTTGCTGTTCCAGGCGGTGCAGGAGTGGCGTGCTGTCCGCTGGGACGGGCTCTTGCGTGACAAGCTCGGTGCGGATCCAGCGGCGGCGACGTTGGACGAGCGTCTTGCAGCTTATGCGGAGGTCAGTGAGGAACCTGCATCGACGGGGGAGTTGTTGCTGATGTTGGAGGCCTCTCGACGCCCTGAGCACCGGCATGCCTACGGCGAGGTCGCCCAGCACTGGCTGCCGGATCTGTCGCAGATCTCGCCTGACGATTCCGCTGCGGTGACCCGGCTTCTGGTCCAGGTTGCCTCGGATGGCCTGTGGGTCGCCGACTCCATCGGCTCGCCGATCCCGGCAGCGCTCCGAAAGGCCATCTCGGCCCGCATCATAGCTCTGATCAGCCACGACGTCTCCACAGGCGGTACGGACCCGGGCTGCTGA
- a CDS encoding histone-like nucleoid-structuring protein Lsr2, with product MATHTSVQLIDDLDGKSEAAETVQFALDGAAFEIDLTESNAAKLRKALDRYVAAGRRIRATSPSTRRPATRSEGRSREELAQIRAWAVEAGYEIADRGRIAKNILEAYDAR from the coding sequence ATGGCCACTCACACCAGCGTCCAGTTGATCGACGACCTCGACGGCAAGTCCGAAGCGGCCGAGACCGTGCAGTTCGCACTGGACGGCGCCGCCTTCGAGATCGACCTCACCGAATCCAACGCCGCCAAGCTCCGCAAAGCCCTAGACAGGTATGTCGCCGCCGGCCGCCGAATCCGCGCTACCAGCCCGAGCACCCGCAGGCCGGCCACCCGCAGCGAAGGCCGCAGCCGAGAGGAACTGGCACAGATCCGGGCCTGGGCTGTCGAGGCTGGCTACGAGATCGCCGACCGCGGCCGCATCGCCAAGAACATCCTCGAGGCCTACGACGCCCGCTGA
- a CDS encoding alpha/beta hydrolase family protein, whose amino-acid sequence MRKLNVMSLLHPDAHRVYQTEFLPDSRDYTVRSLLGKTSRGCADAGEVLATLASVDPSDHRAWFDAWVALGRRIAAVAAASAAAGHRVSAARAYLRAATYFATAVSAVDGLDGDESPLLPTFHEHRASWEGFVTTTAWPVERVDIPYEGSTMPGWFFRPDTAAGPRRTLVVVNGSDGSLSGLWAEAAEGALERGYNVLLFDGPGQQSMLFERDIPFRPDWGPVLTPVVDFLLARGDVDPDRLASYAISQGGYWLPQALTTEHRFAAAVADGGVVDVGRTWTSHIPHPVLAAYLKGDTAKFDREMNLGFSVPGGKAQRRNWNFRARPYGITGFAATLDQVRKYDLTAAAGHITTPLLVTDCEDEQFFPGQAAELAKLVPTAELITFTAQEGARFHCQPMARELTEQRVFDWLDEQLHP is encoded by the coding sequence ATGAGAAAGCTGAACGTCATGTCCCTGCTGCACCCCGATGCGCACCGCGTCTACCAGACCGAGTTCCTGCCCGACTCGCGCGACTACACCGTCCGGTCTCTGCTCGGCAAGACCTCCCGCGGTTGCGCCGACGCCGGCGAGGTCCTCGCCACCCTTGCCTCCGTTGACCCGTCGGACCACCGTGCGTGGTTCGATGCCTGGGTGGCCCTGGGGCGCCGTATCGCGGCCGTCGCTGCCGCCAGTGCCGCTGCCGGGCACCGCGTCTCAGCCGCCCGCGCCTATCTGCGGGCAGCCACCTATTTCGCCACCGCGGTCTCGGCCGTGGACGGTTTGGACGGCGACGAATCACCGCTGCTGCCCACCTTTCACGAGCACCGCGCATCCTGGGAAGGGTTCGTCACCACCACCGCGTGGCCGGTGGAACGGGTCGACATCCCCTACGAAGGCTCGACGATGCCGGGCTGGTTCTTCCGCCCGGACACCGCGGCCGGACCGCGCCGCACCCTGGTCGTGGTCAACGGCAGCGACGGGTCCCTGAGCGGGCTGTGGGCCGAGGCCGCCGAAGGCGCTCTGGAACGCGGCTACAACGTGCTGCTGTTCGACGGCCCCGGCCAGCAGTCCATGCTGTTCGAACGAGACATCCCGTTCCGGCCGGACTGGGGCCCGGTACTCACCCCCGTCGTTGATTTCCTGCTCGCCCGCGGCGATGTCGACCCGGACCGGCTCGCGTCGTACGCGATCAGCCAGGGCGGCTACTGGCTGCCCCAGGCCCTGACCACCGAACACCGGTTCGCCGCGGCGGTCGCCGACGGAGGCGTCGTCGACGTCGGCCGCACCTGGACCTCGCACATCCCGCACCCGGTGCTGGCCGCCTACCTCAAGGGCGACACGGCGAAGTTTGACCGGGAAATGAACCTGGGTTTTTCGGTGCCGGGCGGGAAAGCGCAACGACGCAACTGGAACTTCCGGGCCCGCCCCTACGGCATCACCGGCTTCGCCGCCACCCTGGACCAGGTCCGCAAGTACGACCTCACCGCTGCCGCCGGACATATCACCACCCCACTGCTGGTCACCGACTGCGAAGACGAACAGTTCTTCCCAGGCCAGGCCGCCGAGCTCGCGAAACTCGTGCCCACCGCAGAGCTGATCACGTTCACCGCGCAAGAAGGCGCCCGGTTCCACTGCCAGCCCATGGCCCGCGAACTCACCGAGCAGCGAGTCTTCGACTGGCTCGACGAACAGCTGCACCCCTGA
- a CDS encoding IS30 family transposase, protein MSLEQQDRVWVEFKAGRSISAVAREVDMPMQRVRRFLQQTGGIRPPARCRSPRHLTMQEREEISRGLALGESCRVIAGRLGRAPSSVSREIARNGGAAKYRALAADEAAFERGRRPKVSKLSMNAELRRVVEMQLGWDWSPQQISHRLVTDFPSDVSMRVSHETIYLELFTPARRAVRAQLVRALRSGRLMRYPKRASGSQIKPRIKNMVPITDRPEEVELRKIAGHWEGDLIMGKRPSAVITLVERTSRLVMLVALPDGMKAPAVRAALVAAFGRLPGSMVKSLTWDRGREMADHRGFTEQTGCPVFFCAARSPWQRGTNENTNGLLRQYLNKNGNISVHDQPELDGFADRLNSRPRAVLGWRTPNEIYLQMLAQAPASVRRAAAES, encoded by the coding sequence ATGTCACTGGAGCAGCAAGACCGGGTGTGGGTTGAGTTCAAGGCGGGCCGATCGATCTCGGCGGTCGCCCGCGAGGTCGACATGCCAATGCAACGAGTTCGGCGGTTCTTGCAGCAGACGGGCGGAATCCGGCCGCCGGCACGGTGTCGCTCGCCGCGTCATCTGACGATGCAAGAGCGGGAGGAGATCTCCCGCGGCTTGGCGTTGGGCGAGTCCTGCCGGGTCATCGCCGGCCGACTGGGCAGGGCGCCAAGCAGCGTGAGTAGGGAGATCGCCCGCAACGGTGGCGCGGCGAAGTACCGAGCGTTGGCGGCCGACGAGGCCGCGTTCGAGCGGGGCCGGCGACCGAAGGTCTCGAAGCTGTCGATGAATGCGGAGCTGCGGCGGGTGGTCGAGATGCAGCTGGGCTGGGATTGGTCCCCGCAGCAGATCAGTCACCGCCTGGTAACCGACTTCCCCAGTGACGTGTCCATGCGGGTCAGCCACGAGACGATCTACCTGGAGTTGTTCACGCCGGCTCGTCGGGCGGTGCGGGCGCAACTGGTCCGGGCGCTGCGGTCGGGTCGACTGATGCGGTATCCGAAGCGGGCCAGCGGTTCTCAAATCAAGCCCAGGATTAAGAACATGGTGCCGATCACCGATCGTCCTGAGGAAGTCGAGCTGCGGAAGATCGCCGGTCATTGGGAGGGGGATCTGATCATGGGTAAGCGCCCGTCGGCTGTGATCACGCTCGTGGAAAGGACGAGCCGACTGGTGATGCTGGTGGCGTTGCCGGACGGGATGAAAGCGCCGGCGGTGCGGGCTGCTCTTGTGGCGGCGTTCGGCCGGTTGCCGGGGTCGATGGTGAAGTCGTTGACGTGGGACCGCGGTCGGGAGATGGCTGACCATCGCGGGTTCACTGAGCAGACAGGGTGCCCGGTGTTCTTCTGCGCGGCCCGGAGCCCGTGGCAGCGAGGGACGAACGAGAACACCAACGGGCTGCTGCGCCAGTACCTGAACAAGAACGGCAATATCTCCGTTCACGACCAGCCAGAGCTGGACGGATTCGCCGATCGACTCAATAGCCGCCCACGGGCGGTGCTTGGTTGGCGGACACCGAACGAGATCTACCTGCAGATGCTGGCTCAGGCGCCAGCGAGCGTTCGGCGGGCAGCGGCCGAGTCCTGA
- a CDS encoding nucleotidyltransferase: protein MNGASGLPALRKVLREARERIQVNPDELKEARRRRDLIRYVLRQEFGSDSRTYTNGSVAHRDALTPLTDVDLGIVVPNPDGEFGLYANGPGKLQDRAANAIRDKLKEEFPSLRVYNSEKRKRSVFVSFGAPVDPDEKDFTADVIIALDHPWAGLWIPNHDSWDRSDPETHTRLVREAHKSSNDNFARTIRLLKHWSRRHSKPLCSWNIKALGLASLSEDMDQLDGMMAWFDHAINDLAWRDTPDPAGVAGSISIPGDRTELVRKLTAARAKLKEAIDYANDGYDVLAVQALATFFNDRDMLPPPPEEEATKQQVKRQADLRAKTATTASAVVAAPLVRDRTPVRSWAP from the coding sequence ATGAACGGGGCGTCTGGTCTTCCCGCCCTCCGGAAGGTGCTCAGGGAGGCGCGGGAACGCATCCAGGTCAACCCCGACGAGCTGAAGGAAGCACGCCGGCGGCGGGACCTCATCAGGTACGTGCTTCGGCAGGAGTTCGGATCCGACAGCCGCACCTACACCAACGGGTCGGTGGCCCACAGAGACGCCCTGACACCGCTCACGGACGTCGACCTCGGCATCGTGGTCCCGAACCCGGATGGCGAGTTCGGGCTGTACGCCAACGGGCCGGGCAAGCTTCAGGATCGCGCCGCGAACGCCATCCGGGACAAGCTGAAGGAGGAGTTCCCGTCTCTGCGGGTCTACAACTCGGAGAAGCGCAAGCGCTCGGTCTTCGTCTCCTTCGGCGCCCCGGTCGATCCGGATGAGAAGGACTTCACTGCAGACGTCATCATCGCGCTGGACCACCCCTGGGCCGGGCTGTGGATCCCGAACCACGATTCCTGGGACCGCTCCGATCCGGAGACCCACACCCGGCTGGTGCGCGAAGCTCACAAGTCGAGCAACGACAACTTCGCGCGAACGATCCGCCTGCTTAAGCACTGGTCACGCAGGCATTCCAAGCCGCTGTGCAGCTGGAACATCAAGGCACTCGGGCTCGCCAGCCTGAGCGAGGACATGGACCAGCTCGACGGCATGATGGCCTGGTTCGACCACGCCATCAACGACCTGGCCTGGCGGGACACCCCCGACCCGGCCGGAGTTGCCGGCAGCATCAGCATCCCTGGCGACCGAACTGAACTCGTCCGAAAGCTGACGGCAGCCCGCGCGAAGCTCAAAGAGGCCATCGACTACGCCAACGACGGGTACGACGTCCTTGCGGTCCAGGCCCTGGCCACCTTCTTCAACGACCGCGACATGCTCCCCCCTCCCCCCGAGGAAGAGGCCACCAAGCAGCAGGTCAAGCGCCAGGCAGACCTGCGCGCCAAGACTGCGACCACTGCCAGCGCTGTGGTCGCGGCTCCCCTGGTGCGCGATCGCACCCCTGTCCGATCCTGGGCGCCGTGA
- a CDS encoding DUF1016 N-terminal domain-containing protein: MLADRQTHPGPATRTGLGARVIDRLAADLRREMGEQRGWSRSNPFSMRALATLWPDPAIVQQVVGRLPWGPIIVLLNSPTRRNGTGTTAVPPTEASPAESSKTTSPPTAQTSAGSPPELVIQWAICPALVRGR, encoded by the coding sequence GTGCTGGCGGATCGGCAAACTCATCCTGGACCGGCAACACGAACAGGGCTGGGTGCCCGGGTCATCGACCGGCTCGCCGCGGACCTGCGACGCGAGATGGGTGAGCAGCGCGGATGGAGCCGCTCGAACCCGTTCTCCATGCGGGCGCTGGCCACGCTGTGGCCGGACCCGGCAATCGTCCAACAGGTCGTTGGACGATTGCCGTGGGGCCCGATCATCGTGCTGCTCAACTCACCGACACGCAGGAACGGGACTGGTACGACCGCCGTTCCGCCGACGGAGGCTAGTCCCGCAGAGTCCTCGAAAACCACATCGCCACCGACTGCGCAGACCTCTGCAGGCTCGCCACCTGAGCTGGTGATCCAGTGGGCGATCTGCCCCGCTCTGGTCCGAGGCAGATAA
- a CDS encoding RHS repeat-associated core domain-containing protein, translated as MSQTIAGVTTHYGYNAADQLCWRAATTGTGCITPAGGTAYTYDGNGNQLTGGISGTNTWTSNYDQLASTTTGGAASYTYAGSTNDQRVTAAGATLGTGLLGAVTTSSTAGVTTQYIRDNKGNLIALRTGSNSSYYTTDRQGSILLLTNQAQTTTASYTYGPFGDITTQTGTQAAANPWRYIGGFYDNTTGLTKLGVRYYDPTIGRFNQPDPSGQEANRYLYSASNPITYSDSTGLDLLEDIGEVVDWVSAAVPGPIGGALGLAATGIKATDKALEGDWAGAGGEVIEGAIGSGLGMLGAKGAAKLGASKAVAREADRAVGAAQKFTEACIESCGD; from the coding sequence TTGTCCCAGACCATCGCCGGCGTCACCACCCACTACGGCTATAACGCTGCCGACCAACTGTGCTGGCGTGCGGCCACCACAGGTACCGGCTGCATCACACCCGCCGGCGGCACCGCCTACACCTACGACGGCAACGGCAACCAACTCACGGGCGGGATCTCCGGCACCAACACCTGGACCTCGAACTACGACCAGCTCGCCTCTACCACCACCGGCGGCGCCGCAAGCTACACCTACGCCGGCTCCACCAACGACCAACGCGTCACCGCCGCCGGCGCTACCCTCGGCACCGGACTTCTCGGCGCCGTCACCACCTCCAGCACCGCCGGCGTCACCACCCAGTACATCCGCGACAATAAAGGCAACCTGATCGCCCTACGCACAGGCAGCAACAGCAGCTACTACACCACCGACCGGCAAGGCTCCATCCTGCTGCTCACCAACCAGGCCCAAACCACCACCGCGAGCTACACCTACGGGCCTTTCGGCGACATCACCACCCAGACCGGAACCCAGGCCGCGGCGAACCCTTGGCGCTACATCGGCGGTTTCTACGACAACACCACGGGCCTGACCAAACTCGGCGTCCGCTACTACGACCCCACTATCGGCCGCTTCAACCAGCCCGACCCCTCCGGACAAGAAGCCAACCGCTACCTCTACTCCGCGTCCAATCCCATCACCTATAGCGATTCCACCGGGTTGGACTTGCTTGAGGATATTGGTGAAGTGGTCGACTGGGTGTCAGCGGCTGTCCCAGGGCCAATCGGAGGTGCACTGGGTCTGGCCGCTACCGGGATCAAAGCGACCGACAAAGCATTGGAAGGCGATTGGGCAGGGGCTGGTGGCGAAGTGATCGAGGGCGCCATCGGATCAGGTCTTGGTATGCTTGGAGCGAAAGGAGCAGCCAAACTAGGTGCCAGCAAAGCCGTCGCCCGAGAGGCTGATCGGGCTGTGGGTGCTGCTCAGAAATTCACCGAGGCATGCATCGAATCATGCGGGGACTAG
- a CDS encoding Lsr2 family DNA-binding protein produces the protein MAQIRAWAVENGHEVADRGRPPQVVLDAYYAH, from the coding sequence ATAGCTCAGATCCGGGCCTGGGCGGTTGAGAACGGTCATGAGGTCGCCGACCGCGGCCGGCCGCCGCAGGTCGTCCTGGATGCCTACTACGCCCACTGA